In Synechococcus sp. PCC 6312, one genomic interval encodes:
- a CDS encoding Ycf51 family protein → MFTPDAFLAYGQWSAWLTLGIAGLAGLGFLFKWGFRFRLVGSTGFMIVLTAGLFALSIVPLTHTQIPGAVRYSLVFDNGANLATIAVPSTITATELEATLRQAASDLFSPGRLGVGRNELLIQARTVTHPQPSISQPLVLGQVKRSLVVRDDKNLEITIFQDKLGT, encoded by the coding sequence ATGTTTACCCCAGACGCATTTTTGGCCTATGGGCAGTGGTCGGCCTGGTTGACTTTAGGGATAGCAGGTTTAGCCGGCCTGGGCTTTTTGTTTAAGTGGGGGTTTCGGTTTCGGCTGGTGGGTTCAACTGGATTCATGATTGTCTTAACGGCGGGACTATTTGCCCTGAGTATCGTGCCCCTGACCCATACCCAAATTCCGGGAGCCGTCCGCTATAGTTTGGTGTTTGATAATGGCGCAAATCTGGCCACGATTGCTGTCCCTTCAACCATTACAGCCACAGAACTGGAAGCCACTCTCCGTCAAGCCGCTAGTGATTTGTTTTCTCCCGGTCGGTTAGGTGTAGGTCGCAATGAACTCTTGATCCAGGCCCGGACTGTCACCCACCCGCAACCTAGCATTTCCCAACCCTTAGTACTGGGCCAAGTCAAACGCTCCTTAGTCGTCCGGGATGATAAAAATCTGGAAATCACAATTTTTCAGGATAAGTTAGGGACATAA
- a CDS encoding Uma2 family endonuclease, with amino-acid sequence MTQTSIQPAVTIQTLGDSWVKTSWDNYCQLLEQPTHDKTWGYYFKGHMRLEMPPVSYDHSKNDYVMSLAVGLWGITQRVTLEVLPNCTYRKTGVASCQPDISVYVGELNQAIPSGTGIIDLNQFPAPNLVIEIAKSSLLDDLGIKRALYESLGVAEYWVVDVQNLEITVYKIADQGSWAIRTSNVLPGLSVGVLEEALRRNQETQSSEVGAWLLNQFQTSCDSGPP; translated from the coding sequence ATGACCCAAACCTCAATTCAACCCGCCGTAACTATTCAAACCCTTGGGGATAGTTGGGTCAAAACATCTTGGGACAATTATTGCCAACTGCTGGAGCAGCCAACCCATGACAAAACGTGGGGATATTATTTCAAAGGCCACATGAGGTTAGAAATGCCCCCTGTTAGTTACGACCACTCTAAAAATGACTATGTTATGTCTCTAGCTGTGGGTTTGTGGGGGATTACTCAGCGGGTGACATTGGAAGTCTTGCCTAATTGCACTTATCGAAAAACGGGGGTAGCAAGTTGTCAACCAGATATTTCAGTATATGTGGGGGAATTAAATCAGGCTATACCTTCAGGCACAGGAATTATTGATTTAAACCAGTTTCCAGCCCCTAATTTAGTGATTGAGATTGCTAAAAGCTCACTCTTAGATGATCTAGGCATAAAACGGGCTTTATATGAAAGTTTAGGTGTTGCCGAATATTGGGTTGTAGATGTCCAGAATTTAGAGATTACTGTTTACAAGATCGCCGATCAAGGCAGTTGGGCCATCAGGACATCAAATGTTTTACCTGGGTTGAGTGTAGGCGTATTAGAAGAAGCTCTTCGCCGCAATCAGGAAACCCAGTCATCAGAGGTTGGAGCCTGGTTATTAAATCAGTTTCAAACCTCATGTGATTCCGGACCGCCATGA
- the sufU gene encoding Fe-S cluster assembly sulfur transfer protein SufU encodes MSLDNLRTLYQQVILEHYKKPRHRGRTEPVDRQQRGHNPSCGDTIELTVQLSPDQTQITDVQFEGEGCAIAMASVDLMADALRGKTIDQANRMVEQFQAMMKGEFEFPQELRKLNVMQGVAQFPVRIKCATLSWHTLRAALEQPITAAAPEFISNEDSD; translated from the coding sequence ATGTCTTTGGACAATTTACGCACGCTTTATCAGCAGGTTATTCTTGAGCATTACAAAAAGCCACGCCATCGGGGCCGGACTGAGCCAGTTGACCGACAACAACGGGGACATAATCCATCCTGTGGAGACACCATTGAGCTAACCGTCCAACTCTCCCCTGACCAGACCCAGATTACCGATGTCCAGTTTGAAGGGGAAGGTTGTGCAATTGCCATGGCTTCGGTGGACTTAATGGCTGATGCTCTGCGGGGTAAAACCATTGACCAGGCCAACAGGATGGTGGAGCAATTCCAGGCCATGATGAAGGGTGAATTTGAATTTCCCCAAGAACTGCGTAAATTAAATGTGATGCAAGGGGTGGCCCAATTTCCGGTACGAATTAAATGTGCAACCCTGAGTTGGCATACCCTCCGAGCCGCATTGGAGCAACCTATTACCGCCGCCGCCCCAGAATTTATCAGCAATGAGGATAGTGATTAA